DNA sequence from the Candidatus Hydrogenedentota bacterium genome:
ATCCCGGGGCGGAACGAAGGAGTAGTCGTCCGAAGAGGCCCGGGCTTCCGCAGCCTGCGGCTCCGCCACCTCGGACCACGCCTCATAGGAGATGCTCCCCCCCGTGCCGCGGTTGAGCTGCACCGTGAAGTCCAGCCCGGCGTCCCACTGAAGGGTTGCGCGCTCCGCGCTGGGCGGCAACGCCGCCCGCCGCACGAGGTCCAGACAGGGCAGCGAGCCCGTCGGCACGCTGTCCATGAAAATCACCTGCCGCACCGCGCGCCGTCCGGGCACGGCGTCCCGCGCCTCCTCCCGGCCCGCCGTCTTGAAGTTGACCACGCTGCGGGTGGCGGTGTGGTTCTCCGCCCCTGGCTGCAGCGCGTTTTCCAGCCCGCGCCGCGACCATTCCGACCCGGCAAAACGGGACAGCGTCGTCGCCCGCCAATACATCCCGTCGGCCGGGATGAACATCCCCCCGGGTTCGTCGGGAAACGCCACGTTCATGACCGCGCTCGGGTCCTCATAGACGCTGAGCCCGCCCGTCAGGCGCACCGTCTCTGAAAGCCCCGTCACTGCGCGGGTGGGATCGGTCCGCCCCAGGAAGCCCGCCTCAATGCGCGGCGTGGCCAGGAAGAGCACGATGGTGAACGCCATGGCCGCGAAAGCCAGCCCCCACACGGAGACGAAGAGTCCCGCGTCAAACACATTCCCCGGCCGCGCCTCCCCGCGCAGCCGCCCCCCGGGCGCCCGCACCGCCCGCAACCGGTCCGCGCCGGACATGTCGCTGTGGATCCGCAGGCTGACAAAGGCCCAGATGGACGCTGTGATGAACAGTCCAAGCACCAGCGCGATGGCCGGTTCCGGCGACTGAACCACTGCGGCGAGGAGCAGGAAGAATGCCATTAGGAAGAGCTGCAGGTGAACCTTCTCGGACTTCACCCCGAGCAACAGATAACCCTGGATGAAAATCACAAGGCAGATAACCGCGTTCATCAGGCCCAGTTGCACCACGGACACGGGAATGAAAACGCCATACCCGATGCAGATGGCGAGTTTCAGGCTGCGGAACCACGCCTGACGCCGTTCCAGATACTCCCCCAACGGGGAACACAGCAGGAAAAGCGCCGGCGGCAGCAGCAGCACGGCCCCGTACTCCCGCACCGTCGCCAGCGCCAGATAGCCCGCCAGCACCACGCAGGCCGAGGAAATCCGGAGAATCATGCGTGGCCGGTCAGACATGCGCCAGCCCTCCGGGGTCCACCACCGGAATGCCCGCCGGACCCGCCAGACGCCCCCATTTCCCCGCGTCGGCGGACACCGCCACCAGCCTGGCCGGTTCCGATTTCATCCGCCGCGCCTCCTCCTCCGCCCGCGCCGCCGTCCCCGCCGCGTCCCCGGCCTCCACCCGCGCCAGCGCGTCCAGAATTTTCTTCTCCTGAAAGGTGCCCGCGCCCAGGGACACCAGGTACCTGCCGGCCAAAAGCCCCACGGAGTACTGTCGCTGGAGCAGGGTGGCGGCGATGGACGCCGTCAATTCCACAGCGTCCTCAAACCGGTCCTCGAATCCCGGCAGCCCGTCGGGCACCGTGTCCAGAAAAAGCATGACGGCCCGCACGTTGCCGAATCCCATCTCCCGGACCATCCAGACCCCCCGGCGCGCGCTCACGCGCCAGGCGATGAGCCGGGTGTCGTCCCCCGGAACGTACTCCCGCAGGGAGACATACTCGTCGCCGTCCGCCATGCTGCGGCGCGGCGCCACACTCGCCCCCGGCAGCTGCTCCAGCGCGGACAGGCGCACCGAACCGACCCGCGGATACACCAGCACCTCCTCGGTGTCCCGAAACACGCGCCGCCGCTCGACGAACCCGAAGGGGTAGGAAGAGGAAAGGCGGCAGGGGGGGAGGGGATAGGCGCCCCGCCGCTCAAACACATGGCGCATGTCCAGGAGCAGAGCGCCGCGGGGAGGCGTCTTCAGGGCGTAGGAAAAGGTCCGGTCGGACACGCCCTCCAACCCGAGCCGCAGGGAGACGGAGGAAAGGAGCGTCTTGGTGTTGGAAAGCGTCACCCGCACCAGCGCCTGCTCCCCCCGGAACACCGCGTGCGGCGCCTCGCGGGCGACCGTGATCCCCCGGAGATTCATCCAGCCGAGGGCTTCCGAGACCAGCATCACGCTGAGCAGGCCGCCGAAGACGATGTAGAGCAGGTTCTCCCCCGTGTTTAGGGCGGAGAAGAAGACCAGCACCAGGATGACCGCCATGACCACGCCGGACTTGGTCGGCCGGCCCAGGCGCTTCTCGCCGAACCGGGCGGCCATCAGACCGGAACCTTGATTCCCTGCACAATCTCCAGCAGGATGCGCTCCCGTTCCTTCGCCGAAGCGGCAAGGTCGGCCCCCCGCGACCGGACCAGCAGCCGGTGCGCGAGCACCGGGGCCGCCATCCGCTTGACGTCGCCCGGCGTCACATAGTCCCGCCCCGCGACCAGCGCGTGCGCCTGGCTGGCCTCCAGCAGGCCCTGCGACCCGCGCGGCGACGCCCCCAGCCGCACCTGCTCGTGCGTCCGCGTGCCCCGGACAATCTCCAGGACGTACTGCTCCACCGCCGGGTCCACATGCACCGACCCGGCCACCCGCTGCATCTCGATCAGCTCCCGGCCCGTGACGGCGGGGGAGAGGGCGGCGATGGCTTCCATGGGGTCGTGCCGCCGCATGATCCGCAGCTCGTCCGCCTCCGGCGGATAGCCCACCTCCACCCGGAGCAGGAACCGGTCCAGCTGCGACTCGGGCAGCACATAGGTGCCCTCATGCTCGATGGGGTTCTGCGTGGCCACCACCATGAACGGTTTCGGCAGGGGGTGCGAAATCCCGTCCACCGACACCGTGTACTCGCTCATCGCCTCCAGCAGGGCGCTCTGGGTCTTCGGCGGCGTCCGGTTGATCTCGTCCGCCAGCACCACATTCGCGAAGATCGGCCCCCGCCGGTAGTCGAAGTCCCCCGTCTTCGGGTTCAGGATGGACACGCCCAAAATGTCCGACGGCAGCATGTCGCTCGTGAACTGGATGCGGGCAAACGAGCAGTCAATGGACTTTGCCAGGCTCTGGGCCAGCGTCGTCTTGCCAATGCCCGGCACATCCTCGATGAGCAGATGCCCGCGGGCCAGCAGCCCCGCCACGCACAGCTCCACCACGTCCCGCTTCCCGTACATCACCTTCTCGACGCTGTCAATCAGGCGTCCCACCTTTTCAAGACACGAAGCATCCATGCATGTTTCCTGACGGTTGTTCGGAGTGTCCCTGTCATCCCGCGTTCGGGATGCCGCCATTTTAGGGACGCGCGGCCCGCATTTCCACCCCGGCGCAAGGGCCAACGCTTGATGAACAACCCAAACCAGATTATGTATGCCCGCCCCGCACGGCCAGCGAGGCCCTGTCTCCTGTCCCTGCCGTACCGCCAGTGTCCCGCTGGCCTCGTCTTTCGTCCCAACCGCCGGTCCACCGTGTGCCCCAAGACAAGGCCGCCGGGACGGCGGCGGTACGGAATTGCCCCCGCCTGCCCGCCCCCGTACCGCCAGCGTCCCGCTGGCCTTGTCTTCTGCCCGCCTCCGTAGCGCCAGCGTCCCGCTGGCCTTGTCCGGCAAGAGGAAAGGAAACATGGATGCACAGGATTCACAGGATTCTTCCCTTCCCCATCCTGTTTATCCTGTGCATCCATGTCAAAAAGGCTGCTCTATACAGTGCGCACGGGGCATTCGTGGCGCTGGCACCCCATTGCCTTTGTCTCTCGTTCCGGCCGCCGGTCCATCGTGTGCCCAAAGACAAGGCCGCCGGGACGGCGGCGCTACGGAACAGCCCCGCATGCCCGCCCCCGTAGCGCCAGCGTCCCGCTGGCCTTGTCTTCCCCTCCTGGCCGCCGGTCCATCGTGAGCCCAAAGACGAGGCCGCCGGGACGGCGGCGGTACGAAATTGCCCCCGCATGCCCGCCCCCGCAGCGCCAGCGTCCCGCTGGCCTTGTCTTCCGTTCCCCGTAGCGCCAGCGTCCCGCTGGCCTTGTCTTCGAGCGCAGGCCACGTTGACCGCACCCTCCGGCGTTTGGGATACTCTCACCGGTCCGGTGTTGGGTGGTCCGACCCGTTCCTTCCCTCATTCCCAGGGCACAGCATGGCCATCCCTTTGACAGACCCCCATCTCCGAATCTTGGACAGCCTGCGCGCCCTGGGGCGCGCCGTCTCCTTTTCGGAGCGGGAGGGCCTGCCCGCCCCCCGCACGCTGACGCTGCCCCCCCATGACTTCCGCACCATGGGGCATCCGGGCTTCTGCGCGGACCATGGGCTGGCCTTCCCGCTGTATGCCGGGGCCATGGCCGGGGGCATCTCCTCCGTGGCCCTCGTGGAAAGCATGGCCCGGGCGGGCATGACCGGATTCTTCGGGTCGGGCGGTCTGCCGCCGGAGGAAATCCGCAGCGCCCTGGCGCGTCTCCGCGACTCGCTCGGGGGCCTGCCGTTTGGGTGCAATCTCCTGAACAGTCCGGGCAACCGCGCGTGGGAGGCCGCCGTGGTGCGGATTTGCCTGGAGGAGGGGGTCCGGTGCGTGGAGGCCTCCGCGTACATCACCCCCAGCCCCGAGCTGGTCCTGTACCGGGTGAAGGGGCTGCGCCGTAGACCGGACGGCACCGTGGAGGCCCCGCACCGCGTCATCGCCAAACTGTCGCGCACGGAAATCGCCGCGCGTTTCTTTGCGCCGCCGCCGGAAAAGGCCCTGAGAGCGCTGCGGACGGCGGGGGAAATCACGGAAGAGGAGGCGGCCCTGGCCGCTGAAATCCCCCTGGCCCAGGACATCTCCGCCGAGGCGGACTCCGGCGGCCACACCGACCACCGCGCGGCCCTCTGCCTGCTCCCGTCGCTGGGGGCGCTGCGCGACGAGATGCAGGCGCGGTATCCCCCCTTCCCGCCCCTGCGGGTCGGGCTGGCGGGCGGCATCGCCACCCCCCACGCCGCCTCTGCGGCCTTTGCGATGGGGGCCGACTATGTGGTCACGGGCTCCATCAACCAGGCGTGCCGGGAGTCGGGCACCTCCGACACTGTGCGCAGCCTGCTCGCCGGGGCCGCCCAGACGGATGTCTGCGACGCCCCCGCCGCCGACATGTTTGAACTCGGCGCCAGCGTCCAGGTGCTTAGGCGCGGCACCCGGTTCGCGGAGCGCGCCGGCCTGCTCCGCACCCTATACATCGCCCACACCTCGCTGGAGGATCTTCCAGCCAAGGACCGGGAGCACCTGGAGCAGGTACTGTTTCGGAAGCCCCTGGAAACCGTCTGGGCGGAAACGGAGTCCTTCTTCCGCGAGCGAGACCCCGGGCAGGTCGAAAAGGCGCAGAAGAACCCCCGGCACCGCATGGCGTTGGTGTTTCGCTGGTACCTCGGCATGTCCTCCAAGTTTGCCACCCTCGGAGTGGAGGACCGGACGGAGGACTACCAGGTCTGGTGCGGGCCCGCCATGGGGGCCTTCAACGACTGGGTGCGAGGATCGTTCATGGAGTCCCCGGACGCCCGCAGCGCCCCGGAAGCCGCCCTGAACATTCTTTTCCACGCGGCGGTCCTCAAGCGGGCCGCGTTCCTGCGCGCTGCGGGGATCCCGTTCTTTCCCCGGCGGGACGACCTCGCGCCGTTGCCCGCCGATGAAATCAGACGTTTTCTGTCTTCCGACCAGGAGGTTGCCGGATGTCCCTGAAGAAGAAAGCCCTGCTGCTGGCGACGGTCGCGCTGCCCACCCTTGCGCTGGACCATGCCACCAAGTGGGCGGCCATTGTCTATTTGAAGGAGGGCTATCCCGTCTATTCGTGGCTGGGAGACCTCTTCCGTCTGCAATACGCCGAGAACACGGGGGCCTTTCTCAGTCTGGGCAGCACCCTGTCCGACTTCTGGCGCGCCTGGGTCATGATCGGCGTCAATTCCCTCATCCTTCTGGGGGTCCTGTTCTTCTTGCTAATAGCCAGGTTCTCCAACACCGTCGCCCCCGCAGCCCTGTCGCTGGTTCTGGCTGGCGGCGTGGGAAACCTCATTGACCGGGTGTTCCGGGACGGACGGGTCGTGGACTTCATGAACATGGGCGTCTCGGCGGGGGATTTCTCCCTGCGCACCGGCATTTTTAACATCGCAGACCTGGCGATTGTCGCGGGGGTGGTCCTGCTGGTGGCGTCCGAGGTCCTCCCGGCAAGACGAACGGAAGCAAAGGGGAAGTAGACGGGATGCGGAGAACCTGAGGCGTTCCGACAAGAGATTGCCGCGTCGGCCGGGGCGGCCGACTCGCAATGACCGCGAAAAGCTCGTCATTGCAGTGACCGCGGAAATGCACGTCATTGCGAAGGCGCGCAGCGCCTGAAGCAATCTCGTGCCCGCAGTGACGACGGCCCACTCCCTTCCTGCC
Encoded proteins:
- the lspA gene encoding signal peptidase II → MSLKKKALLLATVALPTLALDHATKWAAIVYLKEGYPVYSWLGDLFRLQYAENTGAFLSLGSTLSDFWRAWVMIGVNSLILLGVLFFLLIARFSNTVAPAALSLVLAGGVGNLIDRVFRDGRVVDFMNMGVSAGDFSLRTGIFNIADLAIVAGVVLLVASEVLPARRTEAKGK
- a CDS encoding MoxR family ATPase, with translation MDASCLEKVGRLIDSVEKVMYGKRDVVELCVAGLLARGHLLIEDVPGIGKTTLAQSLAKSIDCSFARIQFTSDMLPSDILGVSILNPKTGDFDYRRGPIFANVVLADEINRTPPKTQSALLEAMSEYTVSVDGISHPLPKPFMVVATQNPIEHEGTYVLPESQLDRFLLRVEVGYPPEADELRIMRRHDPMEAIAALSPAVTGRELIEMQRVAGSVHVDPAVEQYVLEIVRGTRTHEQVRLGASPRGSQGLLEASQAHALVAGRDYVTPGDVKRMAAPVLAHRLLVRSRGADLAASAKERERILLEIVQGIKVPV
- a CDS encoding DUF3488 domain-containing transglutaminase family protein, which codes for MSDRPRMILRISSACVVLAGYLALATVREYGAVLLLPPALFLLCSPLGEYLERRQAWFRSLKLAICIGYGVFIPVSVVQLGLMNAVICLVIFIQGYLLLGVKSEKVHLQLFLMAFFLLLAAVVQSPEPAIALVLGLFITASIWAFVSLRIHSDMSGADRLRAVRAPGGRLRGEARPGNVFDAGLFVSVWGLAFAAMAFTIVLFLATPRIEAGFLGRTDPTRAVTGLSETVRLTGGLSVYEDPSAVMNVAFPDEPGGMFIPADGMYWRATTLSRFAGSEWSRRGLENALQPGAENHTATRSVVNFKTAGREEARDAVPGRRAVRQVIFMDSVPTGSLPCLDLVRRAALPPSAERATLQWDAGLDFTVQLNRGTGGSISYEAWSEVAEPQAAEARASSDDYSFVPPRDYGLLTYHELLPETVQTAGRVAGAQASPYAKVRALEAWLSGPDFTYTLDLPPLPPDHEIDAFINEARRGHCQLFASALALMARSQGIPARVVSGYRGGEWDPGSRSYTVRASMSHLWVEALIPGAGWVRFDPSPASEFSATGFGRLRREWSSRVLGAKMFWYRKVMGFEGTWRLDRLAARFRNPGHGAPGARFALPEVFVQAGGLGGLSRVSWAAGGAALVSVAAVLLRVLMRGRGRGPRLSPDQSRVARLHRLLCRRLERLGVASAGKTCDEIRAALATVPGLPVSELGAFLDTYEDVRFGGRPLAEEQHRGMSRLLGTLPKRRAGHPQTVARA
- a CDS encoding PfaD family polyunsaturated fatty acid/polyketide biosynthesis protein — translated: MAIPLTDPHLRILDSLRALGRAVSFSEREGLPAPRTLTLPPHDFRTMGHPGFCADHGLAFPLYAGAMAGGISSVALVESMARAGMTGFFGSGGLPPEEIRSALARLRDSLGGLPFGCNLLNSPGNRAWEAAVVRICLEEGVRCVEASAYITPSPELVLYRVKGLRRRPDGTVEAPHRVIAKLSRTEIAARFFAPPPEKALRALRTAGEITEEEAALAAEIPLAQDISAEADSGGHTDHRAALCLLPSLGALRDEMQARYPPFPPLRVGLAGGIATPHAASAAFAMGADYVVTGSINQACRESGTSDTVRSLLAGAAQTDVCDAPAADMFELGASVQVLRRGTRFAERAGLLRTLYIAHTSLEDLPAKDREHLEQVLFRKPLETVWAETESFFRERDPGQVEKAQKNPRHRMALVFRWYLGMSSKFATLGVEDRTEDYQVWCGPAMGAFNDWVRGSFMESPDARSAPEAALNILFHAAVLKRAAFLRAAGIPFFPRRDDLAPLPADEIRRFLSSDQEVAGCP
- a CDS encoding DUF58 domain-containing protein, producing the protein MAARFGEKRLGRPTKSGVVMAVILVLVFFSALNTGENLLYIVFGGLLSVMLVSEALGWMNLRGITVAREAPHAVFRGEQALVRVTLSNTKTLLSSVSLRLGLEGVSDRTFSYALKTPPRGALLLDMRHVFERRGAYPLPPCRLSSSYPFGFVERRRVFRDTEEVLVYPRVGSVRLSALEQLPGASVAPRRSMADGDEYVSLREYVPGDDTRLIAWRVSARRGVWMVREMGFGNVRAVMLFLDTVPDGLPGFEDRFEDAVELTASIAATLLQRQYSVGLLAGRYLVSLGAGTFQEKKILDALARVEAGDAAGTAARAEEEARRMKSEPARLVAVSADAGKWGRLAGPAGIPVVDPGGLAHV